One part of the Niveispirillum cyanobacteriorum genome encodes these proteins:
- a CDS encoding NAD(P)-dependent oxidoreductase, whose product MQNEPNPISGLALIGFGEAGRTFATAGAWNAATVFDLKTDRAETGEAKRAEYTAAGVQGRETAAAALAGRSLVLSLVTADQALSAAKAYAPLLPPGALWCDMNSVAPDTKRAAATQIEAAGARYVDVAVMAPVDPARLSVPLLVSGPHADAAVASLLALGFAKVRTVGDAVGRASSIKMVRSVMVKGIEALTAEMVLAASRAGVVEEVLSSLGAEWEGRADYNLDRMLVHGLRRASEMEEVAKTLQSLGVEPAMTQGTIIRQRRLGALSAGSPDGLNNKLNLLTRDGTEMK is encoded by the coding sequence ATGCAGAACGAACCCAACCCCATATCGGGCCTTGCCCTGATCGGCTTCGGTGAGGCGGGCCGCACCTTCGCCACCGCCGGCGCCTGGAACGCTGCTACCGTCTTCGACCTGAAGACTGACCGGGCGGAAACTGGCGAGGCCAAGCGCGCCGAATATACTGCCGCTGGCGTTCAGGGGCGGGAGACGGCGGCGGCCGCACTCGCTGGTCGGTCGCTGGTCCTCAGTCTGGTGACAGCCGATCAGGCGCTGTCCGCCGCCAAGGCGTACGCCCCGCTGCTCCCGCCGGGCGCATTGTGGTGCGACATGAATTCTGTGGCGCCGGACACCAAACGCGCGGCGGCCACGCAGATCGAGGCGGCAGGGGCGCGCTATGTCGATGTCGCGGTGATGGCGCCGGTCGACCCGGCCCGCCTGTCCGTGCCGCTGCTGGTCAGTGGTCCGCATGCCGACGCGGCGGTCGCCAGTCTTCTTGCACTTGGCTTTGCCAAGGTACGCACAGTGGGCGACGCGGTCGGGCGGGCCTCCTCCATCAAGATGGTGCGGTCGGTGATGGTAAAGGGCATTGAGGCCCTGACCGCAGAGATGGTTCTGGCCGCTTCACGCGCTGGGGTGGTGGAGGAGGTTCTCTCCTCGCTGGGCGCCGAGTGGGAAGGTCGTGCCGATTACAACCTCGATCGCATGCTGGTTCACGGCTTGCGCCGCGCCTCCGAGATGGAGGAAGTGGCGAAGACCTTGCAGTCACTGGGGGTGGAGCCGGCCATGACCCAGGGCACCATCATCCGCCAACGCCGCCTTGGCGCCCTTTCCGCCGGTTCGCCGGACGGTCTGAACAATAAACTGAACCTTCTGACCCGCGACGGGACGGAGATGAAATGA
- a CDS encoding amidohydrolase family protein produces the protein MTLVIDCHGHYTTAPEAHTAWREAQVAAFKKGEPAPPYPEISDADIIETIEKNQLRLIRERGADLTIFSPRASTMAHHVGDQAVSLEWSRRCNDLIARVVKLFPESFVGVCMLPQSPAAGLEASIAELERCVKELGFIGCNLNPDPGGGHFKHPALTDRYWYPLYEKMVELDVPAMIHVSGSCNACMHATGAFYIAADTIAFMQLIEGDLFKDFPTLRFIIPHGGGAVPFHWGRYRGLADMLKKPSLDTHVMQNVFFDTCVYHQPGIDLMAKVIDNRNILFGSEMVGAVRGIDPTTGFYFDDTKRYIEALDISDAERHAIYEGNARRVFPRLDAILRERGL, from the coding sequence ATGACCCTCGTGATCGATTGCCACGGCCATTACACCACGGCCCCCGAAGCCCACACTGCCTGGCGCGAGGCGCAGGTTGCCGCCTTCAAGAAGGGCGAGCCAGCACCTCCCTATCCCGAGATCTCCGATGCGGACATCATCGAGACCATCGAGAAGAACCAGCTTCGCCTGATCCGCGAGCGTGGGGCCGACCTGACCATTTTCAGTCCCCGCGCCTCCACCATGGCGCATCATGTCGGTGACCAAGCGGTGAGCCTGGAATGGTCGCGGCGGTGTAACGACCTTATCGCCCGCGTGGTGAAGCTGTTCCCGGAAAGCTTCGTCGGTGTCTGCATGCTGCCGCAATCGCCGGCAGCCGGGCTGGAAGCATCGATCGCGGAGCTTGAGCGCTGCGTTAAGGAGTTGGGCTTTATTGGCTGCAACCTGAATCCTGATCCCGGCGGCGGGCATTTCAAGCACCCGGCACTTACCGATCGATACTGGTATCCGCTGTATGAGAAGATGGTGGAGCTGGATGTGCCCGCCATGATCCATGTGTCGGGATCTTGCAATGCCTGCATGCATGCCACCGGCGCCTTCTACATCGCTGCGGACACCATCGCCTTCATGCAGTTGATTGAGGGCGACCTGTTCAAGGATTTCCCCACCCTACGCTTTATCATCCCCCATGGCGGCGGGGCGGTGCCCTTCCATTGGGGTCGTTACCGCGGGCTGGCGGATATGCTGAAAAAGCCGTCGCTGGATACGCATGTGATGCAGAACGTGTTCTTCGACACCTGCGTCTATCACCAGCCCGGCATTGATCTGATGGCCAAGGTCATCGACAACCGCAACATCCTTTTCGGGTCCGAAATGGTGGGTGCGGTGCGCGGTATCGATCCGACCACCGGTTTCTATTTCGACGATACCAAGCGCTATATCGAGGCACTGGATATTTCAGATGCGGAACGTCATGCGATCTACGAGGGTAATGCGCGCCGCGTATTTCCCCGTCTTGACGCGATCCTGAGGGAGAGGGGGCTATGA
- the ligA gene encoding protocatechuate 4,5-dioxygenase subunit alpha, whose protein sequence is MSHQDIHSYLAAFDDIPGTRVYTVARARQGYWINQFAMSLMKPENRARWKADEKAYLEGWNLDEDQKAAILARDYNRLLDLGGNIYFLAKIFSTDGLSFLQAVSTMTGMSVEDYQAMMLAGGRSPNGVRSIKEGN, encoded by the coding sequence ATGAGCCATCAGGACATCCACTCCTACCTTGCCGCATTCGACGACATCCCCGGTACGCGGGTCTATACGGTGGCCCGCGCCCGACAGGGTTATTGGATCAACCAGTTTGCCATGAGCCTGATGAAGCCGGAGAACCGTGCCCGCTGGAAAGCGGACGAGAAGGCCTATCTGGAAGGCTGGAACCTGGACGAAGACCAGAAGGCGGCTATCCTGGCGCGGGATTACAACCGGCTGCTGGATTTGGGTGGCAACATCTATTTCCTGGCCAAGATTTTCTCTACCGACGGGTTGAGCTTCCTGCAGGCGGTCAGCACCATGACCGGCATGAGCGTAGAGGATTATCAGGCCATGATGCTGGCGGGCGGGCGCTCGCCGAATGGCGTCCGCTCAATCAAGGAGGGCAACTGA
- a CDS encoding class III extradiol dioxygenase subunit beta gives MARITAGVATSHVPAIGAAIDLGKTKEPYWQPLFAGYDWSRQWIAEEKPDVVILVYNDHASAFDMKIIPTFAIGCAESFKPADEGWGPRPVPTVQGHPDLAWHIAQSCILDEFDMTIINEMEVDHGLTVPLSLLFGQPDAWPVKVIPLAVNVVTYPPPSGNRCWLLGEAIRRAVESFPGDLKVQVWGTGGMSHQLQGPRAGLINAEWDNRFLDMMSQDSQRLRTIPHIEYLRETGSEGIEMVMWLIMRGALGADVRQLHRHYHVPASNTAVGHLVLEPVA, from the coding sequence ATGGCGCGCATCACCGCAGGGGTGGCAACCAGCCACGTGCCGGCCATCGGTGCCGCCATCGATCTGGGCAAGACCAAGGAGCCTTACTGGCAACCTCTCTTCGCCGGCTATGACTGGTCGCGGCAATGGATCGCGGAGGAAAAGCCCGATGTGGTCATCCTGGTCTATAATGACCATGCCTCGGCCTTCGACATGAAGATCATCCCTACCTTCGCCATTGGCTGCGCGGAAAGCTTCAAGCCGGCGGATGAAGGTTGGGGGCCGCGCCCCGTGCCCACGGTCCAGGGCCATCCGGATCTGGCCTGGCATATCGCCCAGAGCTGTATCCTGGACGAATTCGACATGACCATCATCAATGAGATGGAGGTCGATCACGGCCTGACCGTGCCGCTAAGCCTGCTGTTCGGGCAGCCCGATGCCTGGCCCGTGAAGGTAATCCCGCTGGCGGTCAATGTCGTGACCTACCCGCCGCCGTCGGGCAACCGCTGCTGGCTGCTGGGCGAGGCCATCCGCCGGGCAGTAGAAAGCTTCCCCGGCGATCTGAAGGTCCAGGTATGGGGCACCGGCGGCATGAGCCACCAACTTCAGGGTCCGCGCGCCGGCCTGATCAATGCCGAGTGGGATAATCGCTTCCTGGACATGATGAGCCAGGACAGTCAGCGCCTCCGCACCATCCCGCATATCGAATATCTGCGGGAAACCGGATCGGAAGGCATCGAGATGGTGATGTGGCTGATCATGCGCGGCGCCTTGGGCGCCGACGTCCGCCAACTTCACCGTCATTACCATGTGCCGGCCAGCAACACGGCGGTCGGCCACCTTGTTCTGGAGCCTGTCGCATGA
- a CDS encoding Gfo/Idh/MocA family oxidoreductase gives MRIALVGAGAFGEKHLDALKLIPGVTITSVISRRLDQAQAVAEKYGAVHAGTELDEALARPDVDAVILCTPTQMHAAQAIACMNAGKHVQVEIPLADSWADAQAVLAKQRETGLVCMVGHTRRFNPSHQWLHRRIASGELSLQQMDVQTYFFRRKNMNAKGEARSWTDHLLWHHAAHTVDLFAYQSGRIVQANVVQGPIHPELGIAMDMSIQLKAETGAICTLSLSFNNDGPLGTFFRYICDNGTYIARYDDLVTGREEKIDVSQVDVSMNGIELQDREFIAAIREGREPNASVAKVLSCYEVLHKLEQQLNG, from the coding sequence ATGAGGATCGCCCTGGTCGGTGCGGGTGCTTTCGGTGAAAAGCATCTCGACGCCCTTAAACTCATCCCCGGTGTCACCATCACTTCCGTCATCAGCCGTCGCCTGGATCAGGCGCAAGCCGTGGCGGAAAAATATGGCGCCGTGCATGCCGGTACCGAACTGGACGAGGCGCTGGCCCGCCCGGATGTCGATGCCGTCATCCTGTGCACTCCTACCCAGATGCATGCTGCCCAGGCCATCGCCTGCATGAATGCCGGTAAGCATGTGCAGGTCGAAATTCCGCTGGCCGACAGCTGGGCCGACGCCCAGGCGGTGCTGGCGAAGCAGCGGGAAACGGGTCTGGTCTGCATGGTCGGCCATACGCGTCGCTTCAACCCGTCGCATCAGTGGCTGCATCGGCGCATCGCGTCTGGCGAGCTGTCGCTGCAGCAGATGGATGTGCAGACCTATTTCTTCCGCCGCAAGAACATGAATGCCAAGGGCGAGGCACGCAGCTGGACAGACCATCTGCTGTGGCACCATGCCGCCCATACGGTGGACCTGTTCGCCTATCAGTCAGGCCGTATCGTGCAGGCCAATGTGGTGCAGGGGCCGATCCATCCGGAGTTGGGCATCGCCATGGACATGTCGATCCAGCTGAAGGCGGAGACGGGTGCGATCTGCACCCTGTCGCTGTCCTTCAACAATGACGGGCCGTTGGGCACCTTCTTCCGCTACATCTGTGACAACGGCACCTATATCGCTCGCTATGACGATCTGGTCACTGGGCGTGAGGAGAAGATCGATGTGTCGCAGGTTGACGTGTCGATGAACGGTATCGAATTGCAGGACCGCGAATTCATCGCCGCCATCCGCGAAGGCCGTGAACCCAATGCCAGCGTGGCCAAGGTTCTGTCCTGCTACGAGGTGCTGCATAAGCTGGAGCAGCAGCTGAACGGCTAA
- a CDS encoding citryl-CoA lyase produces MRIGKTDQPFSAICTSDAESIRVRGLDLCGQIIGRMDFTSYFWLLVTGNTPSDDQRFMADAVLAAIAEHGLVPSVVAARMTYAAAPEAMQGAVAAGLSGCGSVVLGSAEVAGRFLADLVEGAGATALEPVVTTKLNEYRAVKRAIPGFGHPQHSGGDPRAHRLLGLADERGISGAHVAALRAVKAALPTAFGRDLPINVNGAIPAVMLDAGFPLPALKGISLLARTASLIAHLREESERPIGFILSAEAAKAIRYDGQ; encoded by the coding sequence ATGCGTATCGGCAAGACCGACCAGCCTTTCAGTGCCATCTGCACGTCTGACGCAGAGAGCATCCGGGTCCGGGGGCTGGATCTGTGCGGGCAGATCATCGGTCGGATGGACTTTACCAGCTATTTCTGGCTGCTGGTCACCGGCAACACACCCAGCGACGATCAGCGCTTCATGGCAGATGCCGTACTGGCCGCCATCGCTGAACATGGATTGGTGCCCAGCGTGGTGGCCGCCCGCATGACCTATGCCGCCGCCCCGGAGGCCATGCAAGGCGCTGTCGCAGCGGGTCTGTCCGGTTGCGGCAGTGTGGTTTTAGGCAGTGCAGAGGTGGCGGGCCGGTTCCTGGCCGATCTGGTGGAAGGTGCTGGGGCAACTGCGCTGGAGCCGGTGGTAACAACGAAGCTGAACGAGTACCGGGCCGTGAAGCGCGCCATTCCTGGCTTTGGCCATCCTCAGCATAGTGGCGGTGACCCGCGCGCGCATCGGCTTCTGGGTCTTGCGGACGAACGCGGCATATCAGGGGCGCATGTGGCCGCCTTGCGCGCTGTAAAGGCCGCACTTCCGACGGCGTTCGGACGGGATTTGCCCATCAATGTGAACGGCGCCATCCCGGCGGTGATGCTGGATGCCGGGTTCCCGCTGCCCGCATTGAAAGGCATATCGCTGCTGGCCCGTACGGCCAGTCTGATCGCCCATCTGCGCGAGGAAAGCGAGCGACCGATCGGCTTCATCCTGTCAGCGGAAGCGGCGAAGGCCATCCGCTATGACGGGCAATGA
- a CDS encoding CaiB/BaiF CoA transferase family protein has translation MAKVLKDVRVLEMGTFITGPAAGMLLADLGADVIKIEQPGTGDPFRAFKGGLYSPHFQTYNRNKRSITLDTREAAGRDQLDALVADADIFIQNFRPGAATKLNVDADRLRALNPRLIYCAISGFGATGPDSQRPAFDTVAQAASGFLRLVLNPQNPRVVGPALADAITGFYAAYGILGALHERNRTGQGRLVELSMLEAMCHFNLDDFTHYFAADQVMGPYSRPSVSQSYVFVCADGKWIALHMSSPPKFWEGLAQAVEWPDMLQHPEFADRQSRIANYEKVVERLAPIFRSRTLSDWCERLSRLDVPHSPVHDAAAALATDQARHLDLRVEAEHPSMGRFRTVRCPLSFDGERDLAITPPPVLGQHNAEILGDPV, from the coding sequence ATGGCAAAAGTCCTGAAGGATGTCAGGGTATTGGAAATGGGCACCTTCATTACGGGGCCGGCGGCGGGAATGCTGCTGGCCGACCTGGGTGCCGATGTCATCAAGATTGAGCAACCGGGGACAGGCGATCCGTTTCGCGCCTTCAAGGGTGGACTCTACAGCCCGCATTTCCAGACCTACAATCGCAACAAGCGCTCCATCACTCTGGACACCCGCGAAGCGGCGGGACGTGACCAACTGGACGCGCTTGTCGCTGACGCGGATATTTTCATCCAGAATTTCCGACCGGGTGCGGCGACCAAGCTGAATGTCGACGCCGACCGGCTGCGCGCGTTGAATCCGCGCCTGATCTACTGTGCCATTTCTGGCTTTGGCGCCACCGGCCCCGACAGCCAGCGGCCCGCCTTCGACACCGTGGCGCAGGCGGCCAGCGGTTTCCTGCGCCTGGTGCTGAATCCCCAGAACCCGCGTGTCGTGGGCCCGGCCCTGGCCGATGCGATTACGGGCTTCTATGCTGCCTACGGTATCCTGGGTGCCCTGCATGAACGCAACCGAACCGGCCAGGGGCGTCTGGTCGAACTGTCCATGCTGGAGGCCATGTGCCATTTCAACCTGGATGACTTCACCCATTATTTCGCCGCCGATCAGGTCATGGGGCCATACAGTCGGCCATCGGTGTCCCAATCCTATGTGTTTGTCTGTGCGGACGGGAAATGGATCGCCCTGCATATGTCGTCGCCCCCGAAATTCTGGGAAGGCTTGGCCCAGGCCGTGGAATGGCCGGACATGTTGCAGCATCCCGAATTCGCCGACCGCCAGTCGCGGATCGCAAACTACGAAAAGGTGGTCGAGCGTCTGGCCCCCATCTTTCGCAGCCGCACCCTGTCGGACTGGTGCGAGCGGTTGAGCCGCCTGGACGTCCCGCACTCCCCTGTGCATGACGCGGCGGCGGCGCTGGCCACCGATCAGGCGCGGCATCTGGATCTGCGGGTGGAGGCGGAACATCCCAGTATGGGTCGGTTCCGCACTGTCCGCTGCCCCCTTTCCTTTGATGGGGAACGCGATCTGGCCATCACCCCGCCCCCTGTCCTGGGCCAGCATAATGCGGAGATTCTGGGCGATCCGGTTTAA
- a CDS encoding IclR family transcriptional regulator domain-containing protein gives MADNGVRGDGAAEREKDPEYLLTLERGLTVLRSFNQQRPEMQLSEVAAATGLSPAVARRCLNTLVALGYVGRHGRRFLLRPEVLVFGSAYLASMNLEQVVTPHLQSLRDETGDSASMATLSGPDILYLVHVSTNRHIRLGASVGTRYPAHATSLGKVLLAFEPEKLLEDYLATATLHRFTERTLTNREELTARLLRVRELGYDSALDELDYGIVSVAVPVRDKDGNVCASINCSTSTTRISQDELVRTRLPLLRRAARDIELSLQQWPFLMHSLARG, from the coding sequence ATGGCGGACAATGGGGTCAGGGGCGATGGCGCGGCCGAGCGGGAAAAGGACCCCGAATATCTGCTGACGCTGGAACGTGGCCTGACGGTCCTGCGCTCTTTCAATCAGCAGCGTCCCGAGATGCAATTGTCGGAAGTGGCCGCCGCCACCGGCCTCAGCCCGGCTGTGGCCCGCCGCTGCCTCAATACGCTGGTGGCGTTGGGCTATGTCGGACGGCACGGAAGGCGGTTCCTGCTGCGACCGGAGGTGCTGGTCTTCGGGTCGGCTTACCTGGCCTCGATGAACCTCGAACAGGTGGTGACGCCGCACCTCCAGTCCCTGCGTGATGAAACGGGCGACAGTGCCTCCATGGCCACGCTGTCTGGACCGGATATCCTCTATCTCGTCCACGTATCAACCAACCGCCATATCCGTCTGGGGGCCAGTGTCGGCACCCGCTATCCGGCCCATGCCACCTCGCTGGGCAAGGTGCTGCTGGCGTTTGAGCCGGAAAAGCTGCTGGAAGACTATCTGGCAACGGCAACGCTGCATCGCTTCACCGAACGTACGCTCACCAACCGCGAGGAACTGACGGCGCGGCTGCTGCGCGTGCGGGAACTGGGATATGATTCAGCGCTGGATGAGCTGGATTATGGCATCGTGTCTGTTGCGGTGCCGGTGCGGGACAAGGATGGCAATGTCTGCGCCTCCATCAACTGTTCCACCTCCACCACCCGCATCTCCCAGGATGAGTTGGTGCGTACCCGGTTGCCGCTGCTACGCCGTGCCGCCCGCGATATCGAACTGTCTTTGCAGCAATGGCCCTTCTTGATGCACTCGTTGGCCCGCGGCTGA
- a CDS encoding TonB-dependent receptor has translation MARSSWRFGSLAGVSALALAATGPASAQSTNQAGASTIEEVVVTGLRRPQAQQNVPAAVTAFTADAIEMAGIEKPADFIDLTSNVTLVETQNAGNAFIIIRGITQARNSEPSVAVIVDGVQQVNAAQFSQELFDIDQIEVLKGPQGALYGRNAIGGAIVIRTKQPTDTFDTRVKVGVENGFGYSARAGISGPLSEKVKFRLAGSYVNSDGLIRNAYLDEKADPYEDLSLRGTLLFQPTDNLTVDLRGSVSRLRTQALYFNIVNDVNNTSLPVRVNNPGQNDRDMNGTSLRVAYETDAGTLTSVTSYDQVKEILTGDAFDFLPITESLFYQILGFDLNQSQYLNVKAWSEEIRFASPTDQPFQWSVGGYMIGTKRYISTGNMIDRGQGVFPVYRTPSTNPRNPQFSFLADAQDNFAWALFGSTSYDLSEKLTADLSLRYDKDKRENTTLTPTAYLPNVAGFPAGRSGEVRNETFTSWQPKATLTYKADEALTLYTGYSKGFRSGGFNQTGVGAVAAANGILGVSDVFKAETASTLEAGFKSQLMDRRLRLNGSVYNTISDNSYFFVFLAANSTQNLGNVPETRLRGFELDATAFLTTGLQVNLGFGFTDSKIKEFADPTVLGNEAPLISRYTFNMGVQYSTELSDSGLTGTARADYRRIGKTWFDIQNSTVRDPLDLVDVRLGIEGEGWNLSAYSDNLFNKKYNAEFSPGGFVFKGRPRRYGLEAGVKF, from the coding sequence ATGGCACGTTCCTCTTGGCGCTTCGGCTCTCTGGCCGGTGTCTCGGCTCTGGCGCTGGCAGCCACCGGCCCCGCATCGGCTCAGTCCACAAACCAGGCTGGCGCCTCAACCATCGAAGAGGTGGTGGTAACCGGCCTGCGCCGCCCACAGGCACAGCAGAATGTGCCTGCTGCTGTTACTGCCTTCACCGCCGACGCCATCGAGATGGCCGGCATTGAGAAGCCGGCCGATTTCATCGACCTGACCTCTAACGTCACGCTGGTGGAAACGCAGAATGCCGGCAATGCCTTCATCATTATTCGTGGCATCACCCAGGCCCGTAACAGCGAGCCATCCGTTGCCGTGATTGTCGATGGTGTGCAACAGGTGAACGCCGCGCAGTTCAGCCAGGAACTGTTCGATATCGATCAGATTGAGGTGCTTAAAGGTCCCCAAGGCGCGCTTTATGGCCGTAACGCCATCGGCGGCGCCATCGTAATCCGCACGAAACAGCCAACCGACACGTTCGACACACGGGTCAAGGTGGGTGTGGAAAACGGCTTCGGCTATTCCGCCCGCGCTGGCATCAGCGGACCTTTGTCGGAAAAGGTGAAATTCCGGCTGGCCGGGTCCTATGTGAACAGCGACGGCCTGATCCGCAACGCTTACCTGGATGAAAAGGCTGACCCGTATGAGGATTTGTCCCTGCGCGGAACCCTGCTGTTCCAGCCGACGGACAATCTGACGGTCGATCTGCGGGGGTCCGTGTCGCGGTTGCGCACACAGGCGCTGTATTTCAACATCGTCAATGATGTGAACAATACCAGCCTGCCGGTGCGCGTGAACAATCCCGGTCAGAATGACCGCGACATGAACGGCACCTCGCTGCGCGTCGCCTATGAAACCGACGCCGGTACGCTGACGTCCGTCACCTCCTATGATCAGGTGAAGGAAATTCTGACTGGTGACGCGTTCGACTTCCTGCCCATCACGGAAAGCCTGTTCTATCAGATCCTGGGGTTCGACCTGAACCAGAGCCAATATCTGAATGTGAAGGCCTGGAGCGAGGAGATACGCTTTGCGTCGCCCACCGACCAGCCGTTTCAATGGAGCGTGGGCGGCTACATGATCGGTACCAAGCGCTATATCTCCACTGGCAATATGATCGACCGCGGGCAGGGGGTGTTTCCCGTCTACCGCACGCCCAGTACCAATCCACGCAATCCGCAATTCTCCTTCCTGGCCGACGCCCAAGATAATTTCGCCTGGGCCCTGTTCGGCAGCACGTCCTATGATCTATCAGAGAAGCTGACCGCCGACCTGTCACTGCGCTATGACAAGGACAAGCGCGAAAATACGACGCTGACCCCCACCGCCTACCTGCCCAATGTCGCCGGGTTCCCGGCAGGGCGCAGCGGGGAGGTGCGCAACGAAACCTTCACCTCCTGGCAGCCAAAAGCGACGCTGACCTACAAGGCCGATGAGGCGCTGACGCTTTACACCGGCTATTCCAAAGGCTTCCGCAGCGGCGGGTTCAACCAGACCGGGGTAGGGGCGGTCGCGGCAGCCAATGGCATTCTCGGTGTGTCGGATGTGTTCAAGGCGGAAACGGCCAGCACGCTGGAGGCGGGGTTCAAGTCGCAGCTGATGGACCGGAGGCTGCGTCTGAACGGCTCCGTCTACAACACCATCTCTGACAATTCCTATTTCTTCGTCTTCCTGGCGGCCAATTCCACTCAGAACCTGGGCAATGTGCCGGAAACCCGCCTGCGCGGGTTCGAACTGGATGCAACGGCCTTCCTGACGACGGGTCTGCAGGTCAATCTGGGCTTCGGTTTCACCGACAGCAAGATCAAGGAATTCGCGGACCCGACCGTGCTGGGCAACGAGGCGCCGCTGATTTCCCGCTACACGTTCAACATGGGTGTGCAGTACAGCACCGAACTGAGCGATAGCGGCCTGACGGGCACGGCGCGGGCTGATTATCGGCGTATCGGCAAGACCTGGTTCGATATCCAGAACAGCACCGTGCGCGACCCGCTGGACCTTGTCGATGTCCGGCTGGGTATCGAAGGGGAGGGCTGGAACCTGTCCGCTTATTCCGACAATCTGTTCAACAAGAAGTACAATGCTGAGTTCTCGCCTGGCGGTTTCGTCTTCAAGGGACGGCCTCGCCGCTATGGTCTTGAAGCTGGCGTGAAGTTCTGA
- the wrbA gene encoding NAD(P)H:quinone oxidoreductase yields MAKVLVLYYSSYGHIETMAAVMAEGARSVAGADVTVKRVPELVPDEVARAAGIRLDQVAPIASPGELGDYDAIIFGTPTRFGNMAAQMRNFLDQTGGLWAKGALIGKVGSVFVSTASQHGGQETTITSFHTTLLHHGMIIVGLPYSWAGATRMDEVSGGTPYGASTLAGADGSRQPSANELDGARFQGRHVTEIATRLFG; encoded by the coding sequence ATGGCAAAGGTACTTGTTCTTTATTACTCCAGCTACGGCCATATCGAGACCATGGCGGCCGTCATGGCTGAGGGCGCGCGGTCGGTGGCAGGGGCCGATGTCACGGTGAAACGCGTGCCGGAGCTGGTACCGGATGAGGTGGCAAGGGCCGCTGGCATCCGCCTGGATCAGGTGGCCCCCATCGCTAGCCCTGGCGAGCTGGGCGATTATGACGCCATCATCTTCGGCACGCCAACGCGCTTCGGCAATATGGCGGCACAGATGCGCAACTTCCTGGACCAGACGGGCGGGCTGTGGGCCAAGGGCGCTCTGATTGGCAAGGTGGGCAGCGTCTTCGTCTCCACCGCCAGCCAGCATGGCGGGCAGGAAACGACCATCACCTCCTTTCACACCACGCTGCTGCATCACGGCATGATCATTGTCGGCCTTCCCTATAGCTGGGCGGGTGCGACAAGGATGGATGAGGTCAGTGGCGGCACGCCCTATGGCGCCAGCACTTTGGCCGGCGCTGACGGGTCCCGCCAGCCCAGCGCCAACGAATTGGATGGCGCCCGCTTCCAGGGGCGTCATGTCACGGAAATCGCTACACGGCTGTTCGGCTGA
- a CDS encoding VOC family protein, with the protein MSAKLPNRLHHTAYVTRDLEATRHFYEDVLGIPLIATWCEKDMLFGAERTYCHCFFGLADGSALAFFQFAEPEDQALFGPPMPESPFHHIALHVDADTQAQIESRIRAAGFTEPDTYTLEHGYCRSVYIKDPNGMILEFTYDAPSAAALEQAKRETARADLARWLGGDRSVNNTYRH; encoded by the coding sequence ATGAGTGCGAAACTTCCCAATCGTCTGCACCACACCGCCTATGTCACCCGCGACCTGGAGGCGACGCGCCATTTCTATGAGGATGTGCTGGGTATTCCGCTGATCGCCACCTGGTGCGAGAAGGATATGCTGTTCGGTGCCGAACGCACCTATTGCCATTGCTTCTTCGGGTTGGCGGATGGCAGTGCCCTGGCCTTTTTCCAGTTCGCCGAGCCTGAAGATCAGGCCCTATTCGGACCGCCCATGCCGGAATCCCCCTTCCATCATATCGCCCTGCATGTCGATGCCGACACCCAGGCACAGATCGAAAGCCGTATCCGCGCGGCGGGCTTTACCGAGCCCGACACCTACACGCTGGAACATGGCTATTGTCGGTCGGTCTATATCAAGGACCCGAACGGCATGATCCTGGAATTCACCTATGACGCGCCGTCGGCGGCGGCCCTGGAACAGGCAAAGCGCGAAACGGCGCGGGCCGATCTGGCCCGCTGGCTGGGGGGTGACCGCAGCGTCAATAACACCTATCGTCATTGA